One stretch of Variovorax sp. 54 DNA includes these proteins:
- a CDS encoding IclR family transcriptional regulator, whose translation MTAILERSFKVLEHLSGHPEGRALSALSAELEMPLSATHRLLSELVRCGYVRQDQSHGDYMLTIKLVSLGLSFLSNSGIVDVAQPLLDRLAVASGELVRLAVVDGDELTFVAKAQGATRGLRYDPDMGLSVNLSCSSAGHAWLSTMTDEQALQLVAKQGFGQPEDFGPKAPTTMKALLVFLRATRKRGFSMINEVFSPAMTAMAAPVRGAHGGVIGVITIAGPLVRLTEERMLALGPQLLAAADDVARASGASALFKRRA comes from the coding sequence ATGACAGCCATACTCGAACGCAGCTTCAAGGTGCTTGAACACCTCTCCGGCCACCCCGAGGGCCGCGCGCTTTCCGCGCTGTCTGCCGAGCTGGAAATGCCCTTGAGCGCCACCCATCGCCTGCTGAGTGAACTGGTGCGTTGCGGCTATGTGCGGCAAGACCAGAGCCATGGCGACTACATGCTGACCATCAAGCTGGTGTCGCTGGGCCTGAGCTTCTTGAGCAACAGCGGCATCGTCGATGTGGCGCAGCCGCTGCTCGATCGGCTCGCGGTCGCATCGGGCGAGCTGGTGCGGCTGGCGGTGGTCGACGGCGACGAACTCACCTTCGTCGCGAAGGCGCAAGGCGCCACGCGCGGGCTGCGCTACGACCCGGACATGGGCCTGTCGGTGAACCTCTCGTGCAGCTCCGCGGGCCACGCGTGGCTGTCGACCATGACGGACGAACAGGCGCTGCAACTCGTCGCGAAGCAAGGCTTCGGCCAGCCGGAAGATTTCGGCCCCAAGGCGCCGACCACCATGAAGGCGCTGCTCGTGTTCCTGCGCGCCACGCGCAAGCGCGGCTTCTCGATGATCAACGAAGTGTTCTCCCCCGCCATGACCGCCATGGCCGCGCCGGTGCGCGGTGCGCACGGCGGCGTGATCGGCGTCATCACCATCGCGGGGCCGCTGGTGCGGCTCACGGAAGAACGCATGCTCGCACTGGGCCCGCAGCTGCTGGCCGCGGCGGACGACGTGGCGCGGGCCAGCGGCGCGTCCGCGCTGTTCAAGCGCAGGGCCTGA
- a CDS encoding ThuA domain-containing protein, whose translation MTHSRSFPFGLASAAALALALTACGGGDGGGGAALPFLPVAPAPAASAPPPAPTDEVPPPTDPVAEVDDSFDTYYNVCRGTNPKCYNDWGAFATTPDRVLIYSRTAGPRHAVLGTPMAAGLNPAMNPDNVMQAGLVRMLSAEGITVDWTEDVAILSGRINNYKAIIFASSNRDTLWNGAVSTSQDAARTALRNYMRRGGGFVGLHNAFGAEYNWPYYEGLLGNANFYNHGPNRGGDVEIVSDDPSTKDVPKRFSFQDEWYNLMPFPTKVKFLAKVDTSTLKPLTSAPHPGHADFHPVAWCQYYDGGRAWLSTLGHNAHSFTADLSGVGAIEFQKLVVQGVKSAMGLTPFCTTE comes from the coding sequence TTGACACATTCCAGATCCTTTCCCTTCGGACTTGCATCGGCCGCCGCGCTCGCGCTGGCATTGACTGCCTGCGGCGGAGGCGACGGCGGCGGAGGCGCGGCCTTGCCGTTCCTGCCCGTGGCGCCCGCGCCCGCTGCCTCGGCACCGCCGCCCGCACCGACCGACGAAGTGCCGCCGCCCACCGACCCGGTGGCCGAGGTCGACGACAGCTTCGACACGTACTACAACGTGTGCCGCGGCACCAACCCCAAGTGCTACAACGACTGGGGCGCCTTTGCCACCACGCCCGACCGCGTGCTGATCTACTCGCGCACCGCGGGCCCGCGCCATGCCGTGCTCGGCACGCCGATGGCGGCCGGCCTGAACCCCGCGATGAACCCCGACAACGTGATGCAGGCCGGCCTCGTGCGCATGCTGTCGGCCGAGGGCATCACGGTCGACTGGACCGAAGACGTGGCCATCCTCAGCGGCCGTATCAACAACTACAAGGCGATCATCTTCGCGAGCTCGAACCGCGACACCTTGTGGAACGGCGCCGTGAGCACCAGCCAGGACGCCGCGCGCACCGCGCTGCGCAACTACATGCGCCGCGGCGGCGGCTTCGTGGGCCTGCACAACGCCTTCGGTGCCGAATACAACTGGCCGTACTACGAAGGCCTGCTGGGCAACGCGAACTTCTACAACCACGGGCCGAACCGCGGGGGCGATGTCGAGATCGTCTCGGACGACCCCTCGACGAAGGACGTGCCCAAGCGCTTCTCGTTCCAGGACGAGTGGTACAACCTGATGCCCTTCCCGACGAAGGTGAAGTTCCTGGCCAAGGTCGACACCTCGACGCTGAAGCCGCTCACCTCCGCGCCGCATCCCGGCCACGCCGACTTCCATCCGGTCGCGTGGTGCCAGTACTACGACGGCGGCCGTGCCTGGCTCTCGACCCTCGGGCACAACGCGCACTCGTTCACCGCCGACCTGTCGGGCGTGGGCGCCATCGAGTTCCAGAAGCTCGTCGTGCAAGGCGTGAAGTCGGCGATGGGCCTGACACCTTTCTGCACCACTGAATAA
- a CDS encoding prealbumin-like fold domain-containing protein: protein MQSRTRNEAGGMAVLGGVLKGMLAATALWLFAMPGAQAATAPCTPQAGFNTCVAFTYSGSAQTFTVPAGVSSARVTMWGGGGGGSLTAGGNSANGGAGGFADGTVSLTPGTAMAVTVGQGGQNGGTGSTYGRGGGGGGGANAGVAGSSGGGMSALWNGSTEFSTAAARLVAGGGGGSAFWTDVGSPVPGGGGGTLGGSSSGTGGRGGTQSAGGAIGTPTTAGTACPGGSAGSALQGGTGCSASGGTFAQYEGGGGGGGGWFGGGGGLAQCSNTPNPVTAGCSYNGPGGGGSGFIGTGVTGGVLTAGANGSYSATSNPGNTSAPYQSGVGVGGSRSSLTGDTGGNGLVVIQFNVVTLQLAKAWSAGSNTNDVARIVATTGGSNFFGASNTATFTATAPAAGNSGTPVGVNIGNVITLPAETLTTGTLANYNTVLSCTVNSGTMASTLSGTNGQVSNTLTVALGDIGKDIVCTYTNTRKTATLQLAKSWNPTSVTGNVANIGATTGGAANTTAFASTAPTANTSTTVTVAAGNTITFPAETMSSGALANYTTVLSCTAGGGTTANTLSGTNGQATNTLVIGAADEGKAIVCTYRNTPKTSTLQLAKAWGANSLTGNVASIGVSSGGTNNTAAFTATAPTAATSGTAVTVATGNTITLPAETLTTGTLANYNTVLACTADGGTTANTLSGTNGQNTNTLVVGAADAGKAIVCTYTNTPKQATLQIAKAWGANSITGNVASLGASTGGANNTTAFTATAPTAANSGTAVTVVAGNTITFPAETMTTGTLANYNTVLACTAGGGATANALSGTNGQVTNTLLIGPADAGKAIVCTYTNTGRPPPTVLLGKAPGAGPVANTTFDFVLTGLSRTTASITTTRLQSVNDPLGSSTGSIGVPVTITEVGIPSAWSNYITSLGCTDSNSAVSGNPASFAGTVSGNVATIPAANMRANAILTCTVQNRRPSVQIGKVVVGTAPDGGKFNLTVSGGRPQTEFLTNPVIDVSSGGFGDRVGVDAGSTITISETAGTLTSLSNYTATASCSSGVAVTPVSGTPGAFTLTAPSASATPAARDITCTITNTPIPHKLQLRKTWSAGSLAGDAISVTTMGGSANAAITSVATAAGNTTNGTAVDVAVGDNITLPVENFTSGSAVNYTSTVSCNNSVSPLSNATLPASFTVVAADTAVLCTYTNTQKTVTLQVHKAWGTNSEVGNVASIGATTGGTNNTALFTATAPTAANSGTAVVAAVGNTITFPAETMTTGTLANYTTVLSCTADGGATANALSGTNGQASNTLVIGAGDTGKTIVCTYTNTRKTAAVTLSKTWTGAIAGDKVNLTVSGSAAEVTGATAGTSTAPATTTNATATAASGATVTLAEAFTVGSAANYTTTLACTKVSDGSTVTLAGSGLSRTFTMPSDSAVNCAYTNTRKTGTLQLFKAWSAGSTTGHVASIGATTGGASNTTAFTATAPTAGNSGTAVSVAAGDLLTFPAETMTTGTLANYTTVLSCTADGGATANTLSGTNGQVSNTLLVGAGDAGKAIACTYTNTPKTATLQLAKAWNPNSIAGNVANIGASTGGSNNTTAFTATAPTGANSGTAVTVQAGNTITLPAESMAPGTLANYTSVLACTAGGGATANALSGTNGQVSNTLLVGAGDAGKAIVCTYTNTPKTVTVQLRKAWSADSTSGDVASIGATSGGSSNTVLFTATAPTAGNSGTAVSMVVGGTLTLPAETMTTGSLANYGTVLACTADGGATTNPLSGTNGQVSNTLAIAAADAGKAIVCTYTNAKKTVTLQVRKAWGANSETGNVASIGATTGGANNTALFTATAPTAGNSGTAVIAAVGNTITFPAETMPTGTLANYTTVLSCTADGGATANALSGTNGQAGNTLVIGAGDAGKAIACTYSNNRLPTVQIRKQALGGTGTFAFSGTNGFGADSINVSVSGSTVVGTIKTLTTANTQTVLTEVAASMPGGFAFSGATCTGLAGGASAAVDLVAGTVTLPAAGLTNGTAVVCTFTNTLAAIVSGRVFLDNGIGSGTANDGIVNGGEGPLSGVSVRLTNCGATVYASALTDASGGYSLSVPAGTATGSAMCVEETNPGTRVSTGASVGNVALPSGSAVAAAGGTYTYTRTGTPDRIAFSWNGTGHSNLNFGDVDNSAFATDGAKTGLPGSTVTYAHTFTAGTGGQVRFNVASETATPPITGWTTKVFADVGCTGSLQPGAAQLFPPSAAATPVVFAGKVCVIVQEFIPATAPLGSSNKATIRADFSYTNAAPSLSGSFTLDDLTTVSGVALELKKEVRNITQSGTFGVNNQAKSGETLEYRITYTNNGDAPIRSMVVNDMTPGYTTFVSATTGTTPASLTGCVKNTPANAPPAGAVACTTVQPAGGTGAIDWRFTGTVEPGGTGFVLFQVKVD from the coding sequence ATGCAAAGCAGAACGAGAAACGAAGCGGGCGGGATGGCGGTGCTCGGCGGGGTGCTGAAGGGCATGCTCGCCGCGACGGCCCTGTGGCTCTTTGCCATGCCGGGCGCGCAGGCCGCGACCGCGCCGTGCACGCCGCAGGCGGGCTTCAACACCTGCGTGGCCTTCACCTATTCGGGCTCGGCGCAGACCTTCACGGTGCCTGCGGGCGTGTCGTCGGCGCGCGTGACGATGTGGGGGGGCGGCGGCGGCGGCTCGCTGACGGCAGGTGGAAATTCGGCCAACGGCGGCGCCGGTGGCTTCGCCGACGGGACCGTGTCGCTCACACCGGGCACCGCCATGGCGGTGACGGTGGGGCAGGGCGGACAGAACGGAGGCACCGGCTCGACCTACGGCCGCGGTGGTGGCGGCGGCGGTGGTGCGAACGCGGGCGTTGCCGGTTCTTCCGGCGGCGGCATGAGTGCGCTGTGGAACGGCAGCACGGAGTTTTCGACAGCCGCCGCACGACTGGTCGCAGGCGGTGGCGGCGGCAGCGCCTTCTGGACTGACGTCGGCAGCCCGGTGCCGGGCGGCGGCGGTGGCACGCTCGGCGGGTCTTCCTCAGGCACGGGCGGGCGGGGCGGTACACAGTCCGCCGGCGGTGCGATCGGAACCCCGACGACTGCGGGGACGGCGTGCCCAGGCGGTTCCGCCGGCAGTGCCTTGCAGGGCGGCACCGGGTGTTCGGCTTCGGGGGGGACCTTCGCCCAGTACGAAGGCGGCGGCGGTGGCGGCGGCGGCTGGTTCGGCGGCGGCGGGGGCCTGGCCCAGTGCAGCAACACGCCCAATCCTGTCACGGCCGGGTGTTCCTACAACGGCCCCGGTGGCGGCGGCTCGGGCTTCATCGGCACGGGGGTCACCGGTGGCGTGCTCACTGCAGGGGCCAACGGGAGCTACTCGGCGACTTCCAATCCGGGGAACACGAGTGCGCCTTACCAGTCGGGTGTCGGCGTGGGCGGGTCGCGCAGCTCGTTGACCGGGGACACCGGCGGCAACGGCCTCGTCGTCATCCAGTTCAACGTGGTCACGCTGCAGCTCGCGAAGGCCTGGTCTGCCGGTAGCAACACCAATGACGTCGCGCGCATCGTGGCCACCACGGGCGGCTCCAACTTCTTCGGCGCCAGCAACACCGCGACCTTCACCGCGACGGCACCCGCAGCCGGCAACAGCGGCACGCCCGTGGGCGTGAACATCGGCAACGTCATCACGCTGCCCGCTGAAACACTGACCACCGGCACGCTCGCGAACTACAACACCGTGCTGTCGTGCACCGTGAACAGCGGCACGATGGCCAGCACGCTCAGTGGCACCAACGGGCAGGTGTCGAACACGCTGACGGTCGCCCTCGGCGACATCGGCAAGGACATCGTCTGTACCTACACCAACACGCGCAAGACGGCGACCTTGCAGCTGGCCAAGTCCTGGAACCCCACCAGCGTGACGGGCAATGTGGCAAACATCGGCGCCACCACGGGCGGGGCTGCAAACACCACGGCGTTCGCATCGACGGCACCGACGGCGAACACCAGCACGACCGTGACCGTCGCTGCCGGCAACACGATCACGTTCCCGGCGGAAACCATGAGCTCGGGCGCACTGGCGAACTACACGACCGTGTTGTCTTGTACCGCCGGTGGCGGGACGACGGCCAACACGCTGAGCGGCACCAACGGGCAAGCGACCAACACGCTGGTGATCGGTGCGGCCGACGAGGGCAAGGCCATCGTCTGTACCTACAGGAACACGCCGAAAACCTCCACGCTGCAACTGGCCAAGGCGTGGGGAGCGAACAGCCTCACGGGCAACGTGGCGAGCATCGGCGTGTCGTCGGGCGGCACGAACAACACCGCGGCGTTCACGGCGACGGCACCCACGGCGGCCACCAGCGGCACGGCCGTGACCGTGGCCACGGGCAACACGATCACGCTGCCGGCCGAGACCCTGACCACAGGCACGCTGGCCAACTACAACACCGTGCTGGCGTGTACCGCGGATGGCGGCACCACGGCCAACACGCTGAGCGGCACCAACGGGCAGAACACGAACACGCTGGTGGTCGGTGCGGCCGACGCCGGCAAGGCGATCGTCTGTACCTACACCAACACGCCGAAGCAGGCGACCTTGCAGATCGCCAAGGCGTGGGGTGCGAACAGCATCACCGGCAACGTGGCGAGCCTCGGCGCGAGCACGGGCGGTGCGAACAACACCACCGCCTTCACGGCGACGGCGCCCACCGCCGCCAACAGCGGCACGGCCGTGACCGTGGTCGCCGGCAACACCATCACCTTCCCCGCGGAAACGATGACGACGGGGACGCTGGCCAACTACAACACGGTGCTGGCCTGTACGGCCGGTGGCGGCGCCACGGCCAACGCGCTGAGCGGCACCAACGGACAGGTCACCAACACTTTGCTGATCGGCCCGGCCGATGCGGGCAAGGCCATCGTCTGCACATACACGAATACAGGTCGTCCTCCACCTACCGTATTGCTGGGCAAGGCTCCCGGTGCGGGACCCGTTGCCAATACGACGTTCGATTTTGTGTTGACAGGGCTTTCAAGAACGACGGCTTCCATCACCACCACGCGCTTGCAATCAGTCAATGACCCGCTAGGCAGCTCGACCGGATCGATTGGCGTGCCAGTAACGATCACCGAAGTCGGAATCCCATCCGCCTGGTCCAACTACATCACCAGTCTCGGCTGCACAGACAGCAATTCGGCCGTCAGTGGCAATCCAGCTTCGTTTGCCGGGACAGTGAGCGGCAACGTTGCAACCATTCCCGCCGCCAACATGAGGGCCAATGCCATCCTCACCTGCACGGTGCAAAATCGCCGGCCCTCCGTACAGATCGGAAAGGTCGTCGTGGGCACCGCCCCCGACGGTGGCAAGTTCAACCTGACCGTGTCAGGCGGGCGTCCGCAGACTGAGTTTCTCACCAATCCCGTGATCGATGTGTCGAGTGGCGGTTTCGGCGATCGCGTTGGTGTCGATGCGGGCAGCACGATAACGATATCTGAAACGGCTGGCACGCTGACTTCCTTGAGCAACTACACCGCGACCGCGAGTTGCAGTTCGGGTGTCGCAGTCACACCGGTGTCGGGCACGCCGGGTGCTTTCACGCTCACTGCCCCGTCAGCGTCCGCGACGCCCGCTGCGCGAGACATTACCTGCACTATCACCAACACGCCTATCCCGCACAAGCTCCAGCTGAGAAAGACTTGGAGCGCCGGATCCTTGGCCGGCGACGCAATCAGCGTGACCACCATGGGCGGCAGTGCGAACGCAGCGATCACGTCTGTGGCGACTGCCGCGGGTAACACGACCAACGGCACGGCCGTTGATGTAGCTGTTGGCGACAACATCACGCTGCCAGTGGAGAACTTCACCAGTGGAAGCGCTGTCAACTACACCTCGACGGTCAGCTGCAACAACAGTGTGTCGCCGCTGAGCAATGCGACTTTGCCCGCGAGCTTCACAGTAGTCGCGGCCGACACGGCAGTGTTGTGTACCTACACGAACACGCAGAAAACGGTCACCCTGCAGGTGCACAAGGCCTGGGGCACGAACAGCGAGGTGGGTAACGTCGCCAGCATCGGCGCCACCACGGGCGGGACCAACAACACGGCTCTGTTCACCGCGACCGCACCCACGGCCGCCAACAGCGGCACGGCGGTGGTGGCGGCGGTCGGCAACACCATCACCTTCCCGGCGGAAACGATGACCACCGGCACGCTGGCCAACTACACGACCGTGCTGTCGTGTACCGCCGATGGCGGCGCCACGGCCAACGCATTGAGCGGCACCAACGGCCAGGCCAGCAACACGCTGGTGATCGGCGCGGGCGACACTGGCAAGACCATCGTCTGTACCTACACCAACACGCGCAAGACCGCGGCGGTGACGTTGTCCAAGACCTGGACCGGCGCCATCGCCGGCGACAAGGTCAACCTGACGGTCAGCGGCAGCGCCGCCGAGGTGACAGGCGCGACCGCCGGCACGTCGACCGCGCCGGCCACCACCACCAACGCCACGGCCACCGCGGCCAGCGGTGCCACGGTGACGCTGGCCGAAGCCTTCACGGTTGGCAGCGCGGCCAACTACACGACGACGCTGGCCTGTACCAAGGTGTCGGACGGCAGCACGGTGACGCTGGCTGGCAGCGGCCTGAGCCGCACCTTCACCATGCCGTCGGACAGCGCGGTGAACTGCGCCTACACCAACACGCGCAAGACCGGGACGCTTCAGCTGTTCAAGGCCTGGAGCGCGGGCAGCACCACGGGCCACGTGGCGAGCATCGGCGCGACCACGGGCGGCGCGAGCAACACCACCGCGTTCACGGCGACGGCGCCGACGGCCGGCAACAGCGGCACCGCAGTGTCGGTGGCCGCGGGCGACCTGCTCACGTTCCCGGCCGAGACGATGACCACGGGCACGCTGGCGAACTACACCACCGTGCTGTCGTGTACGGCCGATGGCGGCGCCACGGCGAACACGCTCAGTGGCACCAACGGGCAGGTCAGCAACACGCTGCTGGTCGGCGCGGGCGATGCGGGCAAGGCTATCGCCTGTACCTACACGAACACGCCGAAGACTGCCACGCTCCAACTGGCGAAGGCCTGGAACCCCAACAGCATCGCCGGCAATGTGGCGAACATCGGCGCGAGCACCGGCGGATCGAACAACACCACGGCGTTCACCGCGACGGCACCCACGGGCGCCAACAGCGGCACGGCGGTGACCGTGCAGGCAGGCAATACGATCACGCTGCCGGCCGAATCGATGGCGCCGGGCACGCTCGCCAACTACACCTCCGTGCTCGCATGTACGGCCGGCGGCGGCGCCACGGCCAACGCGCTGAGCGGCACCAACGGCCAGGTGAGCAACACGCTGCTGGTCGGCGCGGGCGACGCGGGCAAGGCCATCGTCTGTACCTACACCAACACGCCCAAGACCGTCACCGTGCAGCTGCGCAAGGCCTGGAGCGCGGACAGCACGAGCGGCGATGTGGCCAGTATCGGCGCCACCTCGGGCGGCAGCAGCAACACGGTGTTGTTCACCGCGACCGCACCTACCGCCGGCAACAGCGGCACGGCGGTGTCGATGGTCGTCGGCGGCACGCTCACGCTGCCCGCGGAGACGATGACCACGGGCTCGCTCGCCAACTACGGCACCGTGCTCGCGTGTACCGCCGACGGCGGCGCGACGACCAACCCGCTGAGCGGCACCAACGGCCAGGTGAGCAACACGCTGGCGATCGCCGCCGCTGACGCCGGCAAGGCCATCGTGTGTACCTACACGAACGCGAAGAAGACCGTCACCCTGCAGGTGCGCAAGGCCTGGGGCGCGAACAGCGAGACGGGCAACGTTGCCAGCATCGGCGCGACCACGGGCGGTGCCAACAACACGGCCCTGTTCACCGCGACCGCGCCCACGGCCGGCAACAGCGGCACGGCGGTGATTGCAGCGGTCGGCAACACCATCACCTTCCCCGCGGAAACGATGCCCACGGGCACGCTGGCGAACTACACGACCGTGCTGTCGTGTACCGCCGACGGCGGCGCCACGGCCAACGCACTCAGCGGCACCAACGGACAGGCCGGCAACACGCTGGTGATCGGCGCGGGCGATGCCGGCAAGGCCATCGCCTGTACCTACAGCAACAACCGCCTGCCGACGGTGCAGATCCGCAAGCAGGCGCTGGGCGGCACGGGAACCTTCGCGTTCAGCGGCACCAACGGCTTCGGCGCGGACAGCATCAATGTCTCGGTGTCGGGCTCGACGGTGGTCGGCACCATCAAGACGCTGACCACGGCGAACACGCAGACGGTGCTGACCGAAGTCGCGGCCTCGATGCCCGGCGGCTTCGCGTTCTCGGGCGCGACCTGCACGGGCCTGGCGGGCGGGGCGAGCGCTGCGGTCGATCTGGTGGCGGGCACCGTCACGCTGCCTGCAGCCGGGCTGACGAACGGCACCGCCGTGGTCTGTACCTTCACCAACACGCTCGCGGCCATCGTGAGCGGTCGCGTGTTCCTGGACAACGGCATCGGCAGTGGCACGGCCAACGACGGCATCGTCAACGGTGGTGAAGGCCCGCTGTCGGGCGTGAGCGTGCGGCTGACCAACTGCGGCGCGACCGTGTACGCGAGCGCGCTCACTGACGCATCGGGCGGCTACAGCCTGAGCGTGCCGGCCGGCACGGCCACGGGCTCGGCGATGTGCGTGGAAGAGACCAACCCGGGCACGCGCGTGTCGACGGGCGCATCGGTGGGCAATGTTGCGTTGCCGTCAGGCTCGGCAGTCGCTGCAGCGGGTGGCACCTACACGTACACGCGCACCGGCACGCCCGACCGCATCGCCTTCAGCTGGAACGGCACGGGCCACAGCAACCTGAACTTCGGCGACGTCGACAACAGCGCCTTTGCCACCGACGGCGCCAAGACCGGCCTGCCGGGCAGCACCGTGACCTACGCCCACACCTTCACGGCCGGCACGGGAGGGCAGGTGCGCTTCAACGTCGCGAGCGAGACGGCCACGCCGCCGATCACCGGTTGGACGACGAAGGTCTTCGCGGACGTGGGGTGCACGGGCAGCCTGCAGCCCGGCGCCGCGCAGCTGTTCCCGCCGAGTGCGGCAGCCACGCCCGTGGTGTTCGCGGGCAAGGTCTGCGTGATCGTGCAGGAGTTCATTCCCGCCACGGCACCGCTGGGCTCGAGCAACAAGGCGACGATCCGCGCCGACTTCAGCTACACCAATGCGGCCCCGTCGCTCAGCGGCAGCTTCACGCTCGACGACCTCACGACGGTGTCGGGCGTGGCACTGGAGCTGAAGAAGGAAGTGCGCAACATCACGCAAAGCGGCACCTTCGGTGTGAACAACCAGGCCAAGTCGGGCGAGACGCTGGAGTACCGCATCACCTACACGAACAACGGTGACGCACCGATCCGCAGCATGGTCGTGAACGACATGACGCCGGGCTACACCACCTTCGTGAGCGCGACCACGGGCACCACGCCCGCGTCGCTCACGGGCTGCGTGAAGAACACGCCGGCGAATGCACCGCCGGCCGGCGCGGTGGCCTGCACCACGGTTCAGCCCGCAGGCGGCACGGGCGCGATCGACTGGCGCTTCACCGGCACGGTCGAGCCGGGCGGCACGGGCTTCGTGCTGTTCCAGGTGAAGGTCGACTGA
- a CDS encoding TRAP transporter substrate-binding protein yields MRTLYRSLATAGLALALVVPAVAQAQQERVIRFGHLNNADHPVSFGVKRFAELLSAKSGGKMKVQEFPASQLGNEMQQQSALQGGVQQMSAPATTSLAGIVKEFGLVDFPFSVNNFAQADALLDGPLGQALIARLPEKGLVALGYWDLGFRNVTNSKRPIAKPEDLEGLKIRVIPNPVFLETFKAFKANPVPMPFAELYGALEAKAVDGQENPYAVILSNKFYEVQKFVSATNHVYAANIVLVSKKFWDSLTPAEQKMMNDAANEARGYQRQVSRAAAQKAVGELQAKGAQFNELSAAEQKRMRDIAKPVIDKFAAQYDPAIVKLYNDELVRIRK; encoded by the coding sequence TTGAGAACGCTTTACCGCTCGCTGGCCACCGCCGGCCTCGCCCTCGCCCTGGTCGTTCCTGCTGTTGCGCAAGCGCAGCAGGAGCGCGTGATCCGCTTCGGCCATCTGAACAACGCCGACCATCCCGTGAGCTTCGGCGTCAAGCGCTTTGCCGAGCTGCTCTCGGCCAAGAGCGGCGGCAAGATGAAGGTGCAGGAGTTCCCCGCTTCGCAACTGGGCAATGAGATGCAGCAGCAGTCGGCCCTGCAGGGCGGCGTGCAGCAGATGTCGGCGCCGGCCACCACGTCACTGGCAGGCATCGTCAAGGAGTTCGGCCTCGTCGACTTCCCCTTCTCGGTGAACAACTTCGCGCAGGCCGATGCACTGCTCGACGGCCCGCTCGGTCAGGCGCTGATCGCCAGGCTCCCGGAGAAGGGCCTCGTCGCCTTGGGCTACTGGGATCTGGGCTTTCGCAACGTCACCAACAGCAAGCGCCCCATCGCCAAGCCTGAAGACCTCGAAGGTTTGAAGATCCGCGTGATCCCCAACCCCGTGTTCCTGGAGACCTTCAAGGCCTTCAAGGCCAACCCGGTGCCGATGCCGTTCGCCGAGCTGTACGGTGCGCTCGAAGCCAAGGCAGTGGACGGTCAGGAGAACCCGTACGCGGTGATCCTGTCGAACAAGTTCTACGAAGTGCAGAAGTTCGTGAGTGCCACGAACCACGTGTACGCCGCCAACATCGTGCTGGTGAGCAAGAAGTTCTGGGACTCGCTCACGCCCGCCGAACAGAAGATGATGAACGACGCGGCCAACGAGGCACGCGGCTACCAGCGGCAAGTCAGCCGTGCGGCTGCGCAGAAGGCCGTGGGCGAACTGCAGGCCAAGGGCGCGCAGTTCAACGAACTCTCTGCTGCTGAGCAGAAGCGCATGCGCGACATCGCCAAGCCCGTCATCGACAAGTTCGCCGCCCAGTACGACCCCGCCATCGTCAAGCTCTACAACGACGAGCTCGTGCGCATCCGCAAGTAG